The proteins below are encoded in one region of Sedimentibacter sp. zth1:
- a CDS encoding polyprenyl synthetase family protein: MNFNLWLNNKVESVEQALKENCTNNENLQKIIYEAMGYSLFAGGKRLRPIIMLGVNEMLSGDSEQVLPFACAMEMIHTYSLIHDDLPAMDNDDYRRGRLSNHKKFGETTAILAGDGLLNMAFEVMSRYSLNSDIDKEIALKAIYTIANSAGTEGMIGGQVVDMFCEDSIKDVNGLEYLQRYKTGAIIRSSAVVGGILGGASKEELEKIEMFADKLGLAFQIQDDILDVEGDEAKLGKPIGSDDENNKKTYVTMIGLEKSKQMQHKLTNEAIDALSCFGERNKMLVELCKYLLDREK; encoded by the coding sequence ATGAATTTTAATTTATGGCTAAACAACAAGGTAGAATCAGTTGAACAAGCATTGAAAGAAAATTGTACAAACAATGAAAATTTACAGAAAATCATTTATGAAGCAATGGGATATAGCCTATTTGCAGGTGGTAAAAGATTAAGACCAATAATAATGCTTGGAGTAAATGAAATGCTATCTGGTGATAGTGAACAAGTATTACCTTTTGCGTGTGCGATGGAAATGATACACACTTATTCGTTAATTCACGATGATTTACCTGCTATGGACAATGATGATTATAGAAGAGGAAGATTATCTAACCATAAAAAATTCGGAGAAACAACAGCAATACTTGCTGGTGATGGCCTTCTAAATATGGCATTTGAAGTAATGTCGAGATATAGCTTAAATAGTGATATAGACAAAGAAATTGCACTAAAAGCAATTTATACAATAGCGAACTCCGCTGGAACAGAAGGAATGATAGGCGGCCAAGTAGTTGATATGTTCTGTGAAGATAGTATCAAAGATGTTAATGGTCTAGAATATCTTCAAAGATATAAAACCGGTGCAATTATTAGATCAAGTGCAGTTGTTGGTGGCATACTTGGTGGAGCATCGAAAGAAGAATTAGAAAAAATTGAAATGTTTGCAGATAAACTTGGTTTAGCTTTTCAAATACAAGATGATATACTAGATGTTGAAGGTGACGAAGCTAAACTAGGTAAGCCTATTGGTAGTGATGATGAAAACAACAAAAAAACTTATGTAACAATGATTGGATTAGAAAAATCAAAGCAAATGCAGCATAAGTTAACTAACGAAGCAATAGATGCACTAAGTTGCTTTGGAGAAAGAAATAAAATGCTAGTAGAACTTTGCAAATATTTACTTGATAGAGAAAAATAA